A region of Pseudomonadota bacterium DNA encodes the following proteins:
- a CDS encoding helix-turn-helix transcriptional regulator: MKAKRKRVQGAEAGGTALQRRHTLGDRLRELRKAKGWTLSKVSEMTGLAPSTLSKVENKQISLTYDNLAKLADGLNIDLADLFTPETIQAATGRRTITLKGDGRVHETDTYEHTYHGAELSRKALVALESRVKATSLEAFGPLNRHPGEEWVYVLEGAIEFHSEFYEPVRLETGESVYFDATMGHALISVGPKPARVVSTISRPGTQPPLQLVKK, from the coding sequence ATGAAGGCCAAGCGGAAGCGCGTTCAGGGTGCCGAGGCTGGGGGAACCGCCTTGCAGCGCCGGCATACTCTCGGTGACCGGCTCAGGGAGCTGCGCAAGGCCAAGGGCTGGACCTTGAGCAAGGTCAGCGAGATGACCGGGCTTGCGCCCTCGACGCTGTCCAAGGTCGAGAACAAGCAGATCTCGCTCACCTACGACAATCTCGCCAAGCTGGCCGACGGCCTCAATATCGACCTGGCCGATCTCTTTACGCCTGAGACGATTCAGGCCGCGACCGGCAGGCGGACGATCACGCTCAAAGGCGATGGCAGGGTGCACGAGACCGACACCTACGAGCACACCTACCACGGCGCCGAGCTGTCGCGAAAAGCGCTGGTGGCGCTCGAGAGCAGGGTCAAGGCAACCAGCCTCGAGGCGTTCGGCCCGCTCAACCGCCATCCCGGCGAGGAATGGGTCTATGTGCTCGAGGGAGCGATCGAGTTCCACTCGGAGTTCTACGAGCCGGTCAGGCTGGAGACCGGCGAGAGCGTCTATTTCGACGCCACCATGGGCCACGCTCTCATCTCCGTCGGCCCGAAGCCGGCGCGCGTGGTGAGCACCATCTCGCGGCCCGGCACGCAGCCGCCCCTCCAGCTCGTCAAGAAGTAG
- a CDS encoding aspartate aminotransferase family protein: MSTIATQAAARNIDLDSALTDARALFVKRNPNSGAIYQEALGALPGGNTRTVLFYAPYPLTMSKGDGAYLWDADGHKYADFLGEYTAGLYGHSHPVIRKALDQALDGGISFGSHNAMEGKLAKLVQARFPSVELLRFTNSGTEANLMAITVALVYTGRSKVMVFEGGYHGGVFTFQTGQSPVNGPFNFVIAPTYNDIPGTIALIEKHAKELAVVAIEPMQGGGGCIPASPAFLSALREATTKHGVVLLFDEVMTSRLSPGGLQALYNVIPDMTSLGKYIGGGMSFGAFGGRADIMSRFDPRRPDALPHAGTFNNNILTMSAGYAGLSEVYTPQRAVELNAFGDKLRQRLNALCRKRDLAMQFTGIGSMMSVHFLKGEIRSIFDARAGSKELVELFFLDMLERGIYLARRGMMALSLPITETDGEALVAAVDEFQTARGSLLK, encoded by the coding sequence ATGAGCACCATCGCCACCCAGGCGGCCGCCCGCAACATCGATCTGGATTCGGCGCTGACCGACGCGAGAGCGCTGTTCGTCAAACGCAATCCCAATAGCGGCGCCATCTACCAGGAAGCCTTGGGCGCGCTGCCCGGCGGCAATACCCGCACGGTGCTGTTCTACGCGCCCTATCCCCTGACCATGTCCAAGGGGGACGGCGCCTATCTCTGGGATGCCGACGGCCACAAATACGCGGATTTCCTCGGGGAATACACGGCCGGCCTCTATGGGCACTCCCATCCGGTGATCCGCAAGGCGCTCGACCAGGCGCTCGATGGCGGCATCAGCTTCGGCTCCCACAATGCCATGGAAGGCAAGCTCGCCAAGCTGGTGCAGGCTCGCTTCCCCTCGGTCGAGCTGCTGCGCTTCACCAATTCCGGCACCGAGGCCAATTTGATGGCGATCACCGTGGCGCTGGTCTACACCGGCCGCTCCAAGGTGATGGTGTTCGAGGGCGGCTATCACGGCGGCGTCTTCACCTTTCAAACCGGCCAGTCGCCGGTGAACGGCCCCTTCAACTTCGTGATCGCGCCGACCTACAACGACATCCCCGGCACCATCGCGCTCATCGAGAAGCATGCGAAGGAACTGGCGGTGGTGGCGATCGAGCCGATGCAGGGCGGCGGCGGCTGCATCCCTGCCAGCCCAGCGTTCCTTTCTGCCTTGCGGGAAGCCACGACCAAGCACGGCGTCGTGCTGCTGTTCGACGAGGTGATGACCTCGCGGCTGTCGCCGGGCGGGCTGCAGGCGCTCTACAACGTCATCCCCGACATGACCAGCCTCGGCAAGTATATCGGCGGCGGCATGAGCTTCGGCGCCTTCGGCGGCCGCGCCGACATCATGTCGCGCTTCGATCCGCGCCGTCCCGATGCGCTGCCCCATGCCGGCACCTTCAACAACAACATCCTGACGATGTCCGCGGGCTATGCCGGGCTGTCGGAGGTCTATACGCCTCAGCGTGCGGTCGAGCTCAACGCCTTCGGCGACAAGCTGCGCCAGCGCCTGAACGCGCTCTGCCGCAAACGCGACCTCGCCATGCAGTTCACCGGAATCGGCTCGATGATGAGCGTGCATTTCCTGAAGGGCGAGATCCGCTCGATCTTCGATGCCCGCGCCGGCAGCAAGGAGCTGGTCGAGCTGTTCTTCCTCGACATGCTGGAGCGCGGCATCTATCTGGCGCGCCGGGGCATGATGGCCTTGTCGCTGCCGATCACCGAGACCGATGGCGAGGCCTTGGTCGCCGCGGTCGACGAATTCCAGACTGCGCGCGGATCCCTGCTGAAGTAG
- a CDS encoding membrane dipeptidase — protein MTGWTIEPKATALHSALTLCDMTLPWTASALNSEAKTLPRFPKAGVTFVSLSLGVDSMGLETTIRHIAAERRRFLSHPGRYVLVETVADIRRAKAEGMLAIGFNFQGTNPLAGDTAMVEVYYKLGIRHMLLAYNQRNLAADGCHERTDGGLSRFGVALIEAMNRVGMIVDVTHTGYRSSMEAMEVSTAPVIFSHSNARALKDHERNIRDDQIDACAKTGGLIGINGVGPFLGENDGSTAAYVRHVDYMVQRVGAAHVGIGLDMVDEVEFWYAVFRGSPAMFPKGYPPPPWQFVQPEQLPEVTEALMKLGYGERDVRGVMGENFLRVAAAVWK, from the coding sequence ATGACGGGGTGGACCATCGAGCCGAAGGCAACGGCCCTGCATTCGGCGCTTACGCTCTGCGACATGACGCTGCCTTGGACCGCCTCGGCGCTCAACAGCGAAGCCAAGACGCTGCCGCGCTTTCCCAAGGCCGGCGTTACCTTCGTCTCTCTCAGCCTCGGCGTCGACTCCATGGGCTTGGAGACGACCATTCGCCATATCGCTGCCGAGCGGCGGCGATTTCTCAGCCATCCCGGGCGCTACGTGCTGGTCGAGACCGTGGCCGACATCCGTCGGGCGAAGGCGGAGGGAATGCTCGCCATCGGCTTCAACTTCCAGGGAACCAATCCCCTGGCGGGGGACACCGCCATGGTCGAGGTCTACTACAAGCTTGGCATCCGCCATATGCTGCTCGCCTACAATCAGCGCAATCTCGCCGCCGATGGCTGCCATGAGCGAACCGATGGCGGCTTGAGCCGCTTCGGCGTGGCGCTGATCGAAGCGATGAACCGGGTTGGGATGATCGTCGATGTGACCCACACCGGCTACCGCTCCTCGATGGAGGCGATGGAAGTCTCCACGGCCCCAGTCATCTTCTCCCATTCGAACGCGCGTGCGCTCAAGGACCACGAGCGCAACATCAGGGACGATCAGATCGACGCCTGCGCCAAGACCGGAGGCCTCATCGGCATCAATGGCGTGGGCCCGTTCCTGGGCGAGAATGACGGCTCCACAGCCGCCTATGTCCGCCACGTCGACTACATGGTCCAGCGCGTGGGTGCGGCCCATGTCGGCATCGGCCTCGACATGGTCGACGAGGTGGAGTTCTGGTACGCGGTATTTCGCGGCAGTCCCGCCATGTTCCCCAAGGGCTACCCGCCGCCGCCGTGGCAGTTCGTGCAGCCCGAGCAGCTGCCGGAGGTGACCGAGGCGCTCATGAAGCTCGGCTACGGCGAGAGGGACGTGCGCGGCGTGATGGGCGAGAACTTTCTCCGGGTCGCCGCCGCCGTTTGGAAATAG
- a CDS encoding serine hydrolase: MIDDEKIRRTIERALEHWRVPGGAVSIRRGGRKLYEGCFGVKRLGERARIGKHTQFDIGSVSKTFNAAAMALLVEEGRLAWDTRAIDVLPEFRLADPAIAEQVTMRDLIAHRIGHGEDAITNYSSHFTRAEILAQMRVLPLRAPFRSETCYQSYGPLAAAAVVERLSGLSWEDYVEARILKPLGLADAAPTYERLRNKRASSSPHADFGRGVEAMAHRDFSNLAPAGSMVASLADLASWADIHANRGLGFLKPATLGEMFTPHSLVHPRGISPVRWHSRFAATIVSYGLGWYVHDFIGHRVVEHTGALEGYIALVIVVPEERLGIVILTNLHQTPAPLALRYALLSLCLGGPERDWIALAEAKLRAIPKARPLADGTPYYYRPIGRRQGTKPSVPLRALAGRYRHGGYGDIAVTFARGRLKADIVGNACDLEHWHWNEFRAVPKDRGVKLYYKELFLRFAADGAGALTRLVIPSLAEFRRR; this comes from the coding sequence ATGATCGACGACGAGAAGATCCGGCGCACGATCGAGCGAGCGCTCGAGCACTGGCGTGTGCCCGGCGGCGCCGTCTCGATCCGCCGCGGAGGGCGTAAGCTTTACGAAGGGTGCTTCGGGGTGAAGCGGCTGGGAGAGCGGGCCCGGATCGGCAAGCACACCCAGTTCGACATCGGCTCGGTCAGCAAGACCTTCAACGCCGCCGCCATGGCGCTCCTGGTGGAGGAAGGCCGTCTTGCCTGGGATACGCGGGCCATCGACGTGCTGCCGGAGTTTCGCCTGGCCGATCCGGCCATTGCCGAGCAGGTGACGATGCGTGACCTCATCGCCCACCGCATCGGCCATGGCGAGGATGCGATCACCAACTACAGCTCGCATTTCACCCGTGCCGAGATCTTGGCGCAGATGCGGGTCTTGCCGCTCCGGGCACCCTTCCGCAGCGAGACTTGCTATCAGAGCTATGGTCCGCTTGCCGCCGCCGCGGTGGTCGAGCGCCTGTCGGGGCTGAGCTGGGAAGATTACGTCGAGGCCCGCATCCTGAAGCCCCTCGGCCTCGCCGATGCGGCACCCACCTATGAGCGGCTCCGCAACAAGCGCGCCAGCTCCTCGCCCCATGCCGATTTCGGTCGCGGGGTCGAGGCCATGGCGCACCGGGACTTCTCCAATCTGGCGCCGGCCGGCTCGATGGTGGCGAGCCTCGCCGATCTAGCGAGCTGGGCGGACATTCACGCCAACCGCGGGTTGGGCTTCCTCAAACCGGCGACACTCGGCGAGATGTTCACCCCGCACAGCCTCGTCCATCCCCGGGGCATTAGCCCGGTGCGCTGGCACAGCCGCTTCGCCGCCACCATCGTCAGCTACGGGCTCGGCTGGTATGTGCACGACTTCATCGGCCATCGCGTGGTCGAGCACACCGGCGCGCTCGAAGGCTATATCGCGTTGGTGATCGTCGTGCCCGAGGAGCGCCTCGGCATCGTCATCCTGACCAACCTGCACCAGACGCCGGCACCCCTGGCGCTGCGCTACGCGCTGTTGAGCCTTTGCCTCGGCGGACCGGAGCGGGATTGGATTGCCCTGGCGGAAGCAAAGCTCAGGGCGATACCGAAGGCGCGGCCGCTCGCCGATGGCACACCTTACTATTACCGACCGATCGGGCGGCGGCAGGGCACCAAGCCGTCGGTGCCGCTGCGGGCGCTTGCCGGCCGCTATCGCCATGGCGGCTACGGCGACATTGCAGTCACCTTCGCCCGTGGGCGTCTCAAGGCCGATATTGTGGGAAATGCTTGCGATCTCGAGCACTGGCATTGGAACGAGTTTCGCGCCGTGCCGAAGGATCGCGGCGTTAAGCTTTACTATAAGGAACTGTTTCTCCGATTCGCTGCCGATGGCGC